The following coding sequences are from one Terriglobia bacterium window:
- a CDS encoding RNA-binding transcriptional accessory protein, translating into MDPAIIKRIVQEVSLPESSVAASLALFEAGATAPFIVRYRKEATGGMGAADLRTIQERMVYYRELEERRVQLLKSLAEQGKLTEDLRQQIDGCWDKTAIEDLHHRFRPKRRTRSSEAIDKGLEPLAEYIWSQDPDAWSLEEHVDVFIDPEKGVADRQQALQGASEIIADWISENLELRKALRELLWQEGFVVSTVVPAKAEQKTKYNMYYDRREPVASIPSHRVLAIRRGTKEGILTSSIQCDSAKALQLITDLITRDRESAFAPVLEVAARDSYSRILRPLIETEVRAQLKERADGEAIRVFQENLENLLQSPPGGAIPVIGVDAGKTDECRLAAVDQQGKFLEEAVVYPRPPKSDIEGTKTAILDLIRKHNISAVAIGSGPSARETEKILRQILADEKMDNIVVATVNDAGVVVYSSSRIGREEFPELPIAARSAVSIARRLQDPLAELVKIDPKLIGVGQYQHDVDQKELHRRLVQTVQFCVNRVGADLNAASFSLLRYISGISDRMARRIVTCRGSNGPFGTRTTLLSVPGLDEATYQQASGFLRIPNSEVPLDRSWIHPESYPIVERMAASLNVGVADLIGNRDLIASLKFEELVDEKAGMPTLEFIREELLAPGKDPRGIFAPPRFRAEVRDIADLKEGMTLEGSVTNVTNFGAFVDIGIHQDGLVHLSQMSNRFIRDPREAVKVGDLVQVKVISIEVETKRIGLSMKALLPAIPRRRKKPRRRPQHSQAAPAASAAASGSAEAAEGAPVENPSAETIPSLPVNRAPAYQRARRRNDPPGRRRDAPPRRNDVAPGGPVPPPPVPEPDPEPKGPEPTLQEKIAILQSKFKGIN; encoded by the coding sequence ATGGATCCTGCAATCATCAAACGTATTGTTCAGGAAGTATCTCTGCCGGAATCGTCTGTCGCAGCTTCTCTCGCGCTGTTCGAGGCGGGAGCCACGGCTCCTTTCATCGTCCGTTACCGCAAAGAGGCAACCGGTGGCATGGGTGCAGCCGACCTCCGCACCATCCAGGAACGGATGGTTTATTACAGGGAACTCGAGGAAAGACGCGTCCAGCTGTTAAAGTCACTGGCCGAACAGGGCAAATTGACCGAAGATCTGCGCCAGCAGATCGACGGTTGCTGGGACAAGACCGCCATTGAAGATCTTCATCATCGCTTCCGGCCGAAGCGCAGAACCCGATCGAGCGAGGCAATCGACAAGGGGCTGGAACCCCTGGCGGAGTACATATGGAGCCAGGATCCGGACGCGTGGAGTCTGGAGGAACACGTTGACGTTTTCATAGATCCGGAGAAAGGAGTCGCCGACCGGCAGCAGGCCTTGCAGGGCGCTTCCGAAATCATCGCGGATTGGATTTCGGAGAACCTCGAATTGCGCAAAGCACTGCGGGAACTGCTGTGGCAGGAGGGGTTCGTGGTTTCCACGGTAGTCCCCGCCAAGGCGGAACAGAAGACCAAGTACAACATGTACTACGATCGCCGCGAGCCCGTGGCCTCGATCCCTTCGCATCGTGTCCTGGCGATTCGAAGAGGAACGAAGGAAGGGATTCTGACTTCATCGATCCAGTGTGACTCCGCCAAGGCGCTCCAGTTGATCACGGATCTCATCACGCGGGATCGCGAATCCGCATTCGCGCCCGTTCTGGAAGTGGCTGCCCGCGACAGCTACAGCCGTATCCTGCGGCCTCTGATCGAGACCGAAGTCCGCGCCCAACTGAAGGAGCGCGCGGACGGGGAAGCCATCCGGGTTTTCCAGGAAAACCTCGAAAACCTGCTCCAGTCGCCGCCCGGCGGCGCCATCCCCGTCATTGGTGTGGATGCCGGTAAGACCGATGAGTGCCGGCTCGCCGCGGTGGACCAGCAGGGCAAATTTCTGGAAGAAGCCGTCGTATATCCGAGGCCTCCAAAGAGCGACATCGAGGGCACCAAGACCGCAATCCTCGACCTGATACGCAAGCACAATATCAGTGCGGTGGCGATCGGAAGCGGGCCAAGCGCGCGCGAAACGGAAAAGATTCTGCGGCAGATCCTGGCGGACGAGAAGATGGATAACATCGTGGTGGCCACCGTGAATGATGCCGGGGTGGTCGTCTACTCCTCGTCCCGCATCGGGAGAGAGGAATTCCCCGAACTGCCCATCGCAGCGCGTTCCGCTGTGAGCATCGCGCGCCGGCTTCAGGATCCGCTGGCCGAACTCGTGAAGATCGATCCCAAATTGATCGGGGTGGGGCAATATCAGCACGATGTTGATCAAAAGGAGCTTCACCGGCGCCTGGTTCAGACCGTTCAGTTTTGTGTCAACAGGGTCGGAGCCGACCTGAATGCCGCAAGCTTCTCGCTGCTGCGTTACATTTCGGGAATCAGCGACCGCATGGCGCGGAGAATCGTCACCTGTCGCGGCTCCAACGGGCCGTTCGGCACGCGAACGACCCTCTTGTCGGTGCCGGGCCTTGATGAGGCCACATACCAGCAGGCATCAGGATTTCTACGCATTCCGAACAGCGAGGTTCCCCTGGACCGCTCCTGGATTCATCCCGAGTCCTACCCGATCGTGGAAAGAATGGCGGCTAGCCTGAATGTAGGCGTTGCGGATCTGATCGGCAACAGGGATTTGATCGCTTCGCTGAAGTTCGAGGAACTCGTCGACGAGAAGGCAGGCATGCCGACACTCGAGTTTATTCGCGAAGAGCTGCTTGCGCCGGGAAAGGATCCGCGCGGCATTTTTGCGCCGCCTAGATTCCGGGCTGAGGTCAGAGACATCGCCGACCTGAAGGAAGGCATGACGCTGGAAGGAAGCGTCACCAACGTGACCAATTTCGGTGCATTCGTCGACATCGGCATCCACCAGGACGGCCTGGTTCACCTCAGCCAGATGTCAAACCGCTTCATCCGCGATCCACGCGAGGCCGTCAAGGTCGGCGACCTCGTCCAGGTGAAGGTCATTTCCATTGAAGTGGAGACCAAGCGGATCGGGTTGTCGATGAAGGCACTGCTCCCCGCTATCCCAAGGAGGCGCAAGAAGCCCCGGCGGCGGCCCCAGCACTCACAGGCTGCGCCTGCAGCCAGTGCGGCCGCAAGCGGATCGGCTGAGGCGGCGGAAGGTGCGCCGGTCGAAAATCCATCGGCGGAAACGATCCCATCCCTTCCCGTGAACCGCGCGCCTGCGTACCAGCGCGCGCGCAGGAGAAACGACCCTCCTGGCAGGAGGAGGGATGCTCCGCCCAGGCGGAACGATGTCGCGCCCGGAGGACCTGTGCCTCCCCCGCCTGTCCCCGAACCAGACCCGGAACCCAAAGGGCCCGAGCCTACACTGCAGGAGAAGATCGCCATCCTGCAGTCAAAATTCAAGGGAATCAACTAG